TCCAAAAAGACAATTCACCACGTAATGATGAGTTTGAGCTCTGATATCGATTATTGACAGTAAATACAATCAAATAATATCATAACATGCTTTTATTCTGGAGACTTCTCATCAGGCATGTTTATTAAGGATTCAACATCTGCTCtcaattaaattcaaatatcaTCTAGACAAAAAATTTGTCTCCATAATCAAATTTCATATCCAAGTTTAAGAAAACAATAATGTATATCACAATGCTTAAAAAACCCCAAAATTCATGTTTCATAAAGActctttaattttaagttataaaatatatcaagcaaaaaatatatggaaaaattaaaaaattaaaaatgttaaatcAGTAAAAATATGTCCACCTCAGAATATTACAACAGGAActtcaaaatatataaatacacaTGTATCATAATAAGCAAATGAACAATCAATTCAGCATTCAACAGCATGTATACatacaaatacaataaacacaatGAACAAATGGAAAAACATCCACACACAAATCACTCAAGAATTCACAACACATGCAAAGAAATAACTCAAACATCTTATAAGCTTCACCAAGGATCGTATAATTTAATTAAGCTCCAGTAGAAACTTGATTCAGAGCTCGCCCCAGTCTTGTCTCAAATGGAGTCGATTGCCAGTGAACCATGTCCTGCATCTTGGAGACAAATTCTTAgtaccaaataaaaaaaattgtttaaagaACATAAAACGAAATTCTCAATTCTTGAACTCGGATAACTCTCTGTGTTTGCTGGTTGTGTTGGGTATGCCTTTCTATGACGAGGTCGAACTGAAGTTCTTAGTCGAATCGGAGTGATTCCAGTAAGTCCCAACACTTCCAATAATCGGCACCTCGTCAGGGTTTCGAATAGGTGACGTTTTCTTCGGTGTAGAAGATACCAAAATCTGTTTCAGTTCATCAACTGTCAATGCACCTAAAATAGGCCTATCTTCGAAGCTCCTCGCAGAATGAGACCCTTTTGAAATGGTATTTACTGATGCAAAAGATTCAAGTTGACTGGAAAAATTATTCTTGGATGGTGTGATTTCGGGAGAAACCAACCAATTCGATAGACTCGCATCTACTGCCACTTCTTGATTTGATTTCTTCAATTCATCAGATCTTGTCCTGACACCTGGAGACATAGGCTTACGCTTATGTTCTGAGTAAAATATCAAATTCTCCTTCTGTGGCTTCAATAAACATGATGTTCCTTTTGATTTTAAAGCTTTCCACTGAGTAATATTCTCTACAGGGTTCAGAACAGAATTGACATAATCTCTTCTATCTCTTGCATTAGTTTTTGCTCCAAACGCTTCGACCACACTAGGTTGCCAAGTCTCCAACATATGACTCTCGACTTCCTCATGAATCGAATTAGCGGAATGATTTTCTACTCTCGACTCTGCAGATGAGATCACAATGGACTCAGACCACACG
This Primulina eburnea isolate SZY01 chromosome 2, ASM2296580v1, whole genome shotgun sequence DNA region includes the following protein-coding sequences:
- the LOC140823277 gene encoding uncharacterized protein, yielding MGCFLGCFGDAKDQKNKKQRTCRASPKEQKRKQAENARQKCTLVDQSILETPPTNLVSELQNKPKEEEKLSPSPKKRVTFNSNITTHDHVSVFESTDSLPECDISIRREEEKDLKASNPGSEDGNLITSSVGSYPSNHRYHNTIDSDDEAEDYGDSEDLDDLDDFEDEEGFNDLDEDDADSVMNCKDVWSESIVISSAESRVENHSANSIHEEVESHMLETWQPSVVEAFGAKTNARDRRDYVNSVLNPVENITQWKALKSKGTSCLLKPQKENLIFYSEHKRKPMSPGVRTRSDELKKSNQEVAVDASLSNWLVSPEITPSKNNFSSQLESFASVNTISKGSHSARSFEDRPILGALTVDELKQILVSSTPKKTSPIRNPDEVPIIGSVGTYWNHSDSTKNFSSTSS